A single genomic interval of Koleobacter methoxysyntrophicus harbors:
- a CDS encoding aminotransferase, which yields MEIKPFKVEQWMNTYEMEAVYNLAETCVDSMTLRELLSLSGEPEEFIREQLDKKLTYGHIKGSPELRENISGLYETLNPENILITQGGIGANFLLHYSIIKPGDRVIVVHPAYQQLYSVPESFGAEVSLLRLKPENNFLPDLEELKAMVNERTALICINNPNNPTGALMEEELLRDLAEIARSCGAYIHCDEVYRGLCHDENMSVPSIADIYEKGVSTGSMSKIFSLAGLRLGWIAGPEEVIEECFKHRDYTTISCGMLDDALACHALDNYRKIISRNLKIVRENAEILDKWVQGEPYIDYIKPRAGTIAFLRYHLPIPSEEFCLGLFKETGVFLVPGKCFDMDGWLRIGYACDSHTLREGLQKLSEYIKTLI from the coding sequence GTGGAGATCAAACCTTTTAAGGTGGAGCAATGGATGAATACCTATGAAATGGAGGCGGTGTATAATCTTGCGGAAACCTGTGTGGATTCAATGACTTTGAGGGAGCTGTTATCCCTGTCAGGGGAACCGGAAGAATTTATCAGGGAACAGTTGGACAAAAAACTGACTTACGGTCACATTAAGGGTTCGCCGGAGCTGAGGGAGAACATCTCCGGGCTTTACGAAACCTTAAACCCCGAAAACATTTTGATAACCCAGGGAGGTATAGGGGCTAATTTCCTGCTGCATTACTCCATTATAAAGCCGGGAGACAGGGTTATTGTGGTTCACCCAGCGTATCAGCAGCTGTACTCGGTGCCTGAGAGCTTTGGGGCAGAAGTAAGCCTTTTAAGATTAAAACCCGAAAACAATTTTCTTCCTGATTTAGAGGAACTAAAGGCCATGGTAAATGAAAGGACCGCTCTTATATGTATAAATAATCCCAATAATCCTACAGGTGCCCTGATGGAAGAGGAACTGTTAAGGGACCTGGCAGAAATAGCCCGCTCATGTGGAGCTTATATTCACTGTGATGAGGTATATAGAGGACTGTGCCATGATGAAAATATGTCAGTCCCTTCTATAGCAGATATATATGAAAAGGGTGTAAGCACCGGCAGCATGTCAAAGATTTTTTCACTGGCCGGTCTAAGGCTGGGGTGGATAGCAGGGCCTGAAGAGGTAATAGAAGAGTGCTTTAAACACAGGGATTATACAACTATAAGCTGCGGGATGCTGGATGATGCCCTTGCCTGTCATGCTTTAGATAATTATCGCAAAATAATCTCGAGAAACCTCAAAATTGTAAGGGAAAATGCTGAAATTCTGGATAAATGGGTTCAGGGGGAGCCCTATATAGATTATATAAAACCCCGGGCAGGGACAATTGCCTTTCTCAGGTATCATCTCCCCATTCCTTCCGAAGAATTTTGCCTCGGGCTTTTTAAGGAAACGGGTGTTTTCCTTGTTCCTGGAAAATGCTTTGATATGGACGGCTGGTTGAGGATAGGGTATGCCTGTGACAGCCACACATTGAGGGAAGGGCTTCAGAAATTATCGGAGTACATAAAAACCCTAATATAG
- the trxB gene encoding thioredoxin-disulfide reductase yields the protein MEWDVIIIGGGPAGLTAGLYAARARLKTLLLEKLVPGGQASTTAEIENYPGAGKGITGPELTQRMEEQAREFGMEIINKEVNEIKLSGRKRIVKCGSEEFVAKAVIIATGAEPRKLGVPGEDGFRGRGVSYCATCDGAFFTGKRVMVVGGGDTAIEEALFLTRFAEKVIVVHRRDQLRATRVLQDRAFKNKKIEVIWDSVVKEIKGKELVEEVILENVKTGETVNVPADGVFVAIGYSPSTGFLKGLVELDGNGYVITDDNMQTNIPGVFAAGDLRQKPLRQVVTAVSDGAVAAVSASRYIEDMEK from the coding sequence ATGGAATGGGATGTTATCATTATTGGAGGAGGCCCGGCAGGCCTGACGGCCGGATTATACGCGGCAAGGGCCAGACTTAAGACCCTGCTTCTGGAAAAACTAGTCCCCGGCGGCCAGGCATCAACCACCGCTGAAATTGAGAATTACCCGGGAGCCGGAAAGGGTATCACCGGTCCTGAACTAACCCAGAGGATGGAGGAACAGGCCAGGGAATTCGGTATGGAAATTATAAACAAAGAAGTAAACGAAATCAAACTCAGCGGCAGAAAAAGGATTGTAAAGTGCGGGTCTGAAGAATTTGTTGCAAAGGCCGTTATCATTGCAACGGGAGCGGAACCCAGGAAACTGGGTGTTCCCGGTGAAGACGGGTTCAGAGGAAGAGGGGTATCATACTGTGCTACCTGTGATGGAGCCTTTTTCACCGGTAAGAGGGTAATGGTGGTAGGAGGCGGGGATACGGCAATAGAAGAAGCATTGTTTCTTACACGCTTTGCCGAAAAGGTTATTGTGGTGCACCGGCGAGACCAGCTGAGGGCAACCCGGGTTCTTCAGGATAGGGCTTTTAAGAATAAGAAAATCGAGGTTATTTGGGATTCCGTCGTTAAGGAGATTAAAGGTAAAGAACTGGTGGAAGAGGTAATTCTAGAAAATGTAAAAACCGGGGAAACCGTCAACGTTCCCGCGGATGGGGTATTTGTGGCTATCGGATATTCTCCCAGCACCGGTTTTTTAAAAGGCCTGGTAGAGCTGGATGGAAACGGTTATGTCATAACGGATGATAATATGCAGACTAACATCCCGGGGGTTTTTGCTGCAGGTGACTTGAGGCAGAAGCCATTAAGACAGGTTGTCACAGCTGTATCCGATGGAGCGGTTGCTGCCGTTTCAGCATCCAGGTATATAGAGGATATGGAGAAATAA
- the cwlD gene encoding N-acetylmuramoyl-L-alanine amidase CwlD, which produces MSGRRVKYKLARNKLIIFFLFLSIFTGIIYNYIRIKHIETVGPSYRSSIIVIDPGHGGVDPGAVGSPMVFEKDINLQIAKKLHSLIHEWGGIAVLTRDQDIGLYRDDPTTSLRRKKQEDLRNRIEIAREIGGRLFLSIHLNAHPSPRWYGAQVFYHKDSKEGERLARLIQEEMVRVLDKNNRRRAKKAENYYILEKSEEHGIHAVIIEAGFISNPYEERLLKDDQYQEKVAWAIFTGLMRYLFEEGDEDKSSNTI; this is translated from the coding sequence ATGTCTGGCAGAAGAGTCAAATATAAGCTGGCCCGGAATAAACTGATAATATTTTTTTTATTCCTGAGTATCTTTACCGGTATTATATATAATTACATAAGGATTAAACATATTGAGACCGTGGGGCCTTCTTACCGTTCTTCAATTATAGTAATTGACCCCGGGCATGGTGGTGTTGATCCTGGGGCTGTGGGTTCACCTATGGTGTTTGAGAAGGATATAAACCTGCAGATTGCCAAAAAACTCCATTCACTCATTCATGAATGGGGAGGGATAGCAGTTCTTACCAGAGACCAAGATATCGGCCTTTACAGGGATGACCCGACAACTTCTTTAAGAAGAAAGAAACAGGAAGACCTTAGGAACAGGATTGAAATTGCCCGGGAAATAGGAGGCAGGTTATTCTTGAGCATACACCTTAATGCCCACCCTTCCCCCCGGTGGTATGGAGCCCAGGTGTTTTACCATAAAGATTCGAAGGAAGGGGAAAGGCTGGCACGGTTGATTCAGGAGGAAATGGTAAGGGTTCTGGATAAAAACAACAGAAGGCGGGCTAAAAAGGCTGAAAACTACTACATTTTAGAAAAATCGGAAGAGCACGGAATCCATGCCGTAATAATCGAAGCTGGATTTATATCGAACCCTTATGAAGAAAGACTCCTGAAAGATGATCAGTATCAGGAAAAGGTAGCATGGGCTATTTTTACGGGGTTAATGAGATACCTTTTTGAAGAAGGGGATGAGGATAAATCTTCAAATACCATCTGA
- a CDS encoding sigma-54 interaction domain-containing protein, with the protein MIFLKDARFIKNLSEVILDNIDEGIHVVDKHGKTIIYNSKMASLEGLRREQVISRNLLEVFPSLTRETSTLLKVLKTGKPIIDQRQTYLNIRGEKISTINSTIPIIIDGEIEGALEISKDITSVKELSERIIDLQQEIFQKRERNYSEATASYTFLDIIGESREINEAITIAKKASRTSSNILIYGETGTGKELFAQSIHNEGNRRSKPFIAQNCAALPESLLEGILFGTVKGGFTGATDRPGLFEQADGGTLLLDEINSMGMGLQAKLLRVLQEGFIRRVGDVREIKVDVRIIATTNMDPLEAVEKGHLRSDLYYRLNVVLLKIPPLRERKGDIMALTDHFIDMYNSRFNKKIKGISKEVKDIFILHSWPGNVRELQNVIESAMNMVTESDIIEVSHLPHYLKKGNARVMKKIPAGIDTIDDIVSLADTIESIECSIIARALQESRGNISRAAERLNITRQALQYKIKKYGLNRKDYSARREFYGH; encoded by the coding sequence GTGATTTTTTTGAAAGATGCTAGATTTATTAAGAATCTATCTGAGGTAATATTAGATAACATAGATGAGGGTATCCATGTAGTAGATAAGCATGGAAAAACAATAATTTATAACTCTAAAATGGCATCCCTGGAAGGCCTTCGCAGAGAACAGGTGATAAGCAGGAACCTGCTGGAGGTGTTTCCATCATTAACCAGGGAGACAAGCACCCTTTTAAAGGTGTTAAAAACCGGGAAACCTATAATAGACCAGAGACAGACATACCTCAATATAAGAGGGGAAAAGATATCAACCATAAACAGCACCATCCCCATAATTATTGATGGCGAAATCGAAGGAGCCCTGGAAATTTCCAAGGATATAACGAGTGTAAAGGAATTGTCAGAAAGGATAATAGACCTGCAGCAGGAAATATTCCAGAAAAGGGAAAGAAATTACAGTGAAGCAACTGCCAGTTATACCTTTCTGGATATAATTGGAGAAAGCAGGGAGATTAATGAAGCCATAACTATCGCAAAAAAAGCTTCACGGACTTCATCAAATATCCTGATTTACGGGGAGACTGGAACGGGCAAAGAGCTCTTTGCCCAGAGTATTCACAATGAAGGAAACAGGAGGTCGAAGCCCTTTATTGCCCAGAACTGTGCTGCCCTTCCCGAGAGCCTCCTTGAAGGTATCCTCTTCGGTACCGTAAAAGGCGGCTTTACAGGGGCTACCGACCGACCCGGGCTTTTTGAGCAGGCCGATGGAGGGACCTTACTCCTTGATGAAATCAATTCGATGGGGATGGGGCTTCAGGCAAAACTGCTCAGGGTGCTCCAGGAAGGTTTTATAAGGCGGGTAGGAGATGTCAGAGAGATAAAGGTGGATGTAAGGATTATTGCTACCACCAATATGGATCCCCTGGAAGCCGTTGAAAAGGGGCATTTGAGGAGCGACCTCTACTACAGGCTCAATGTTGTTTTATTGAAGATTCCCCCTTTAAGGGAACGGAAAGGGGATATTATGGCGTTAACAGATCACTTTATAGATATGTATAATTCCAGATTCAATAAAAAGATAAAAGGGATTTCTAAAGAGGTTAAGGATATTTTTATTTTACACAGCTGGCCGGGAAATGTAAGGGAACTTCAGAATGTTATTGAAAGCGCTATGAATATGGTAACCGAAAGCGATATTATTGAGGTGAGCCATCTGCCCCATTATTTAAAGAAAGGAAATGCCAGGGTTATGAAAAAAATCCCTGCAGGGATAGATACCATCGATGATATTGTGTCTCTTGCCGATACTATAGAATCCATAGAATGCAGCATTATTGCCAGGGCATTGCAGGAGTCCCGGGGGAACATATCCCGGGCAGCTGAAAGGCTAAATATAACAAGACAGGCCCTGCAGTATAAAATAAAAAAATATGGTTTAAACAGAAAGGACTACAGTGCAAGGAGGGAATTTTATGGACACTAG
- a CDS encoding M20 family metallopeptidase, whose amino-acid sequence MDTRKNSILKEVTALKKDLVGLADEIHRNPETGHKELKAVELLTGELAKHGFELEKGICGLPTAFKAVYRGKGEGPSVAFLAEYDALPGIGHACGHNLIGTMSIGAAIALSKVMDEIPGRIVVFGTPAEETDGAKVTMAAKGVFDEVDVAMMVHPADRNYVKSSSLAMDAIEFTYTGKAAHAAASPHEGINALDAVILLFNGINALRQQLKDDVRIHGIITEGGVAPNIIPERAAARFYVRAAERNYLDRVVEKVMACAQGAALATGAKLSTRNFELSFDNMITNVKLADTFEKNLRELGVDDIKPSKEGMGSTDMGNVSHRVPAIHPYIAIAPEGTAGHSQLFLEAAASPAAHDALELGAMALALTGYDILTDTELLKEIKREFKERVKKE is encoded by the coding sequence ATGGACACTAGAAAGAACAGTATCCTTAAAGAGGTCACTGCCTTAAAAAAAGACCTTGTAGGCCTGGCAGATGAAATCCACAGAAACCCGGAGACTGGTCACAAAGAGCTCAAAGCAGTCGAACTGCTGACGGGGGAATTAGCAAAACATGGATTTGAATTAGAAAAGGGGATATGCGGCCTCCCTACGGCCTTCAAAGCCGTCTACCGGGGTAAGGGAGAAGGGCCTTCCGTTGCTTTCCTTGCCGAATATGATGCCCTTCCCGGGATAGGTCATGCCTGCGGCCATAACCTGATAGGTACTATGAGCATAGGAGCAGCTATAGCCTTGAGCAAGGTAATGGATGAAATTCCCGGCCGCATCGTCGTATTCGGAACCCCTGCAGAAGAAACTGATGGTGCTAAGGTAACCATGGCAGCAAAAGGGGTATTCGATGAAGTTGACGTGGCTATGATGGTACATCCGGCTGATAGAAACTATGTAAAATCCTCTTCACTTGCCATGGATGCTATTGAATTCACGTATACCGGTAAAGCTGCCCATGCAGCAGCTTCACCCCATGAAGGCATAAATGCCCTTGATGCCGTTATCCTTTTATTTAACGGAATAAATGCCCTGAGGCAGCAGCTGAAGGACGATGTGAGGATTCACGGGATAATAACCGAAGGCGGAGTAGCGCCCAACATTATCCCGGAAAGGGCGGCAGCACGTTTTTATGTAAGGGCAGCGGAAAGGAATTACCTTGATAGGGTCGTCGAAAAGGTAATGGCATGTGCACAGGGGGCTGCTTTAGCTACAGGGGCCAAACTCTCTACCAGGAACTTCGAACTTTCTTTCGATAACATGATTACCAATGTGAAGCTGGCCGATACCTTTGAGAAAAACCTGAGAGAACTTGGAGTAGACGACATCAAGCCTTCAAAGGAAGGAATGGGTTCTACAGATATGGGAAATGTCAGCCACAGGGTTCCCGCGATTCACCCGTATATAGCTATTGCCCCAGAAGGAACGGCAGGCCACTCCCAGCTCTTTTTGGAAGCAGCAGCATCACCGGCTGCCCACGATGCCCTGGAACTGGGAGCCATGGCCCTGGCTCTGACGGGATATGACATCCTTACCGACACCGAACTGCTTAAAGAGATAAAACGGGAATTTAAAGAAAGGGTAAAAAAGGAATAG
- a CDS encoding alanine/ornithine racemase family PLP-dependent enzyme, protein MKCPRLVVDLGKIKKNAIYIKDLCSRNGVEVMGVTKGFCAHPVIAKAFYEAGIRNFGDSRIKNIKKLREAGIRGEMTLIRIPMISESDEVVKWADTSLNSQIEVLEALSRSAADQGKTHKVILMVDVGDLREGVLPEDLKDLVGDALKLKGIKITGLGCNVGCFGGVLPTRENTRILVNLAEELQKEFNLSIKVLSGGSTCGITLLEKEELPRGINQFRIGEGILLGRDSTGNRDIPGTYQDTMKLIAEVVELKEKPSVPVGEIGKDAFGNTPIFEDRGIRKRAILAIGRQDVDPENLIPLIKGVEVLGASSDHLILDVTDSEKEVSVGMEFPFRFTYGGMLRLMTSEYVEKVFI, encoded by the coding sequence GTGAAGTGCCCGCGGCTTGTAGTAGATTTAGGTAAGATTAAGAAAAATGCGATTTATATAAAGGACCTCTGCAGCAGAAATGGTGTTGAAGTGATGGGGGTTACTAAGGGCTTTTGTGCTCATCCCGTTATAGCAAAGGCCTTTTATGAAGCGGGAATCAGGAATTTCGGGGATTCCAGGATTAAGAATATAAAAAAGCTGAGAGAAGCGGGGATTCGGGGGGAAATGACCCTCATCCGCATTCCCATGATTTCTGAAAGCGATGAAGTAGTTAAATGGGCGGATACCAGCCTGAATTCGCAGATAGAGGTATTGGAGGCCTTAAGCAGATCAGCCGCAGACCAGGGGAAAACCCATAAGGTAATACTTATGGTGGATGTAGGAGACTTGAGAGAAGGCGTACTTCCCGAAGATTTAAAGGATTTAGTAGGAGATGCTTTAAAACTTAAAGGGATAAAGATAACCGGCCTCGGCTGTAATGTAGGATGTTTCGGCGGTGTGCTGCCCACAAGGGAAAACACCCGGATTCTCGTAAATCTTGCCGAAGAATTGCAGAAAGAATTTAACCTTTCAATTAAGGTCCTGTCAGGGGGAAGCACCTGCGGAATTACCCTCCTTGAAAAGGAAGAACTGCCGCGGGGTATTAACCAGTTCAGGATCGGAGAAGGTATTCTTTTAGGGCGGGACAGTACCGGCAATAGAGATATCCCCGGAACCTATCAGGATACAATGAAGCTTATTGCCGAAGTTGTAGAATTAAAGGAAAAACCCTCTGTGCCTGTAGGCGAGATAGGGAAGGATGCCTTTGGTAATACACCGATTTTTGAAGACAGGGGCATAAGGAAAAGGGCAATACTTGCCATCGGCAGGCAGGATGTAGATCCGGAAAACCTAATACCCTTAATAAAGGGTGTAGAGGTATTGGGGGCAAGCAGCGACCATCTGATTCTCGATGTTACCGATTCTGAAAAAGAGGTCTCCGTAGGAATGGAATTCCCTTTCAGGTTTACCTACGGCGGGATGCTGAGGTTAATGACTTCAGAATATGTTGAAAAGGTTTTTATATAG
- a CDS encoding D-alanine--D-alanine ligase family protein, which translates to MKVCVLWRRFRNVELQKRIDENVFDDAYDEALQHAEALKKAGHEVALIQWKKDTLSFYKELMKEKPDIVFNASSKEEVAFLEVIGIPFVGSGLDLVSTCKATRKKILAYHKIPTPKFTVIRDLKDINLQGLRFPLFVKPVRGRGSGGISDENIVESREALKTIAARIINSIKQPALVEEYIRGRELTVGLIGNGDPAVLPVVEIKYNGCKTNNFEHKMKDNEIIECPAKLSELELKLVTETAKKTFKALGARDYGRVDMILSEDGIPYVLELNTFAGLTMPEGEAHIGYMGYMARAAGLSATQFLNKILYSALGRYKTEENASQAV; encoded by the coding sequence ATGAAGGTTTGTGTTTTATGGAGGAGGTTTAGAAATGTAGAGCTTCAAAAGAGAATCGATGAAAATGTTTTTGATGATGCATATGATGAAGCCTTACAACATGCAGAAGCCCTTAAAAAAGCGGGTCACGAAGTAGCCCTAATCCAGTGGAAAAAAGACACCCTTTCCTTCTATAAAGAATTGATGAAGGAAAAACCGGATATAGTTTTTAACGCTTCATCAAAAGAAGAGGTGGCCTTTCTTGAGGTAATAGGCATACCCTTTGTAGGTTCAGGTCTGGACCTGGTTTCTACCTGCAAAGCCACCAGGAAGAAAATTCTTGCGTACCATAAAATCCCTACACCCAAGTTTACCGTAATAAGAGATTTAAAAGATATAAATCTTCAGGGCCTTAGATTCCCCCTCTTTGTAAAACCCGTTAGAGGGAGAGGGAGCGGAGGGATTAGTGATGAAAATATTGTGGAATCCCGTGAAGCGTTAAAAACTATTGCCGCTAGGATTATAAATAGTATTAAGCAACCGGCACTGGTTGAGGAGTACATCCGGGGCAGGGAGCTGACCGTTGGATTAATAGGGAACGGTGACCCTGCGGTTCTACCGGTGGTGGAAATCAAGTACAACGGCTGCAAAACCAACAATTTCGAGCACAAGATGAAGGACAATGAGATAATAGAGTGCCCGGCAAAACTCAGTGAACTGGAATTGAAGCTGGTAACCGAAACAGCCAAGAAGACCTTTAAGGCTTTAGGGGCAAGGGATTACGGAAGGGTAGATATGATCCTTTCCGAAGACGGCATCCCTTATGTCCTTGAACTGAATACCTTTGCCGGCCTGACCATGCCTGAAGGAGAAGCCCATATAGGATATATGGGCTATATGGCCAGGGCAGCAGGTCTGTCTGCCACCCAGTTTCTCAATAAGATTCTATATTCAGCTCTGGGGCGGTATAAAACGGAAGAAAATGCTTCCCAAGCGGTATAA
- a CDS encoding fumarate hydratase produces MRQIRAEVIKDTVKDLFIEANYVIGKDIYKKLKEQHEKEESEVGKSILKQIIENDEIAAKERIAICQDTGLAVLFIELGQDVRIVGGDFNEAVNQGVREAYTDGYLRKSAVTDPLFDRKNTKDNTPAIIHIEIVPGDRIKILVTPKGFGSENMSALKMLKPADGVKGVKDFVVETAVKAGPNPCPPIIVGVGIGGTVEKAALMAKKATLRPVGQHNPDERYARLEQEILEEINKSGIGPGGLGGRTTALAVNIEHFPTHIAGLPVAVNICCHAARHAETMI; encoded by the coding sequence ATGCGCCAAATAAGGGCTGAAGTTATAAAGGATACAGTGAAGGATTTATTTATAGAAGCCAACTATGTTATCGGAAAGGATATATATAAAAAGCTTAAAGAACAGCATGAAAAAGAGGAATCGGAGGTAGGGAAATCGATACTTAAACAGATAATAGAAAACGATGAAATAGCGGCGAAAGAACGGATAGCCATCTGCCAGGATACGGGTTTAGCCGTGCTTTTCATAGAATTGGGCCAGGACGTAAGGATAGTAGGAGGAGATTTTAATGAAGCGGTAAACCAAGGGGTAAGGGAGGCATATACCGACGGCTACCTCCGCAAATCTGCAGTAACGGATCCCCTTTTCGACCGAAAGAATACGAAAGATAATACCCCTGCAATAATCCATATTGAGATAGTGCCGGGGGATAGAATAAAGATCCTCGTTACTCCTAAAGGTTTTGGGAGCGAAAACATGAGTGCTCTGAAGATGCTGAAGCCCGCTGATGGTGTAAAAGGTGTAAAAGACTTCGTAGTAGAAACAGCGGTAAAAGCCGGGCCGAACCCCTGCCCGCCCATAATCGTAGGGGTGGGAATAGGCGGCACAGTAGAGAAGGCTGCATTGATGGCCAAAAAAGCCACATTAAGGCCTGTGGGCCAGCACAATCCCGATGAAAGGTATGCCAGATTAGAGCAGGAGATCCTTGAAGAGATCAACAAATCGGGAATCGGCCCCGGAGGGCTTGGAGGAAGAACAACTGCCTTAGCAGTTAACATAGAACATTTTCCAACACATATAGCCGGGCTCCCCGTAGCCGTTAATATATGCTGCCATGCTGCACGGCATGCTGAAACTATGATATAG
- a CDS encoding Fe-S-containing hydro-lyase, translated as MGNMIRIKTPVSTDEVRKLKAGDNVLITGIIYTGRDAAHKRLIELINNGEDLPVDFNGQFIYYVGPAPAKPGYAAGSAGPTTSYRMDPYTVPLLERGLKGMIGKGLRSKEVIEGMKKYGAVYFGATGGAAALIAKSIKKVEVVAYKDLGAEAIHRFYVEDFPAIVVIDSEGNNLYESAPPKYRID; from the coding sequence ATGGGGAACATGATCAGAATAAAAACACCTGTAAGCACGGATGAAGTTCGAAAGCTGAAAGCAGGGGACAATGTCCTAATTACCGGCATAATCTATACCGGCAGGGATGCAGCCCACAAGAGGTTAATCGAACTTATAAACAACGGGGAAGACCTGCCTGTAGATTTTAACGGCCAGTTTATATATTACGTAGGCCCTGCGCCAGCAAAGCCGGGTTATGCAGCGGGTTCTGCAGGCCCGACTACGAGCTACAGAATGGACCCATATACCGTTCCACTCCTGGAAAGGGGTCTGAAAGGTATGATAGGTAAGGGTCTTCGTTCAAAGGAAGTAATAGAAGGGATGAAGAAATACGGAGCCGTATATTTCGGTGCTACAGGAGGTGCTGCAGCATTAATAGCAAAAAGCATCAAAAAGGTTGAGGTTGTGGCATACAAAGACCTGGGGGCTGAAGCAATACACCGTTTTTATGTAGAGGATTTCCCCGCAATAGTGGTAATTGACTCGGAGGGGAATAACCTGTATGAAAGTGCACCACCGAAATATAGAATAGACTAA
- a CDS encoding NAD(P)-dependent malic enzyme, with product MLTKEELLKKAKKPAEDAMKLHPLYKGKIQTALKCPVRHINDFAIWYTPGVAAPCRAIKENKDLVYQYTNKANTVAVVSDGTRVLGLGDIGPEAGMPVMEGKALLFKYLGGVDAVPICLDTKDPDEIISAVKWLQPSFGGINLEDIAQPKCFKILDTLREEMEIPVWHDDQQGTATVNLAGLYNALKLVNKKIEDIKIVMYGSGAANICTARLLLAAGATPGNMIMCDSKGTLHPGRVELKDTHKEKWELCLKTNSEKIAGDAGKAFKGADVVISLSAPGPDILKKEWIKSMAKDAIVFACANPIPEIWPWEAKEAGAKIVATGRSDFPNQVNNSLGFPAIFRGTLDVQARTITDEMCIAAAKELARCAEEKGINEEYILPTMDEWEVYPRVAAAVGIQAIEQGIARINLTREELYEKATTMIKEAQAMTSLLMEKGYIKMPE from the coding sequence ATGTTAACAAAAGAAGAACTTCTGAAAAAGGCAAAAAAACCAGCGGAAGATGCCATGAAACTCCACCCGCTATATAAGGGTAAAATACAGACGGCGTTAAAATGCCCGGTAAGGCATATTAATGATTTTGCCATATGGTATACTCCTGGAGTAGCTGCACCATGCAGAGCAATAAAGGAAAACAAAGACCTCGTCTACCAGTATACCAATAAGGCGAATACGGTAGCAGTAGTGAGTGATGGGACCCGGGTCTTAGGCCTGGGTGATATAGGGCCTGAAGCCGGGATGCCGGTAATGGAAGGGAAGGCCTTGCTGTTCAAATATCTCGGTGGGGTAGATGCAGTACCTATCTGCCTCGATACCAAAGACCCCGATGAAATTATTTCTGCAGTAAAGTGGCTGCAGCCTTCATTTGGAGGTATCAATTTAGAAGATATAGCCCAGCCCAAATGTTTCAAAATACTTGATACCCTTCGGGAAGAAATGGAGATACCCGTTTGGCATGATGACCAGCAAGGCACTGCTACAGTCAACCTGGCAGGGCTTTATAATGCCCTGAAACTCGTTAACAAAAAAATAGAAGATATTAAGATAGTGATGTACGGTTCGGGAGCCGCTAACATATGCACAGCCCGCCTCCTGCTGGCGGCAGGGGCAACACCGGGGAACATGATAATGTGCGACAGTAAAGGTACCCTCCATCCGGGAAGGGTGGAACTGAAGGACACCCATAAAGAAAAGTGGGAATTGTGCTTAAAGACGAACAGCGAAAAAATAGCCGGGGATGCCGGAAAAGCCTTTAAAGGTGCGGATGTGGTAATTTCCCTTTCTGCACCCGGGCCCGATATATTGAAAAAGGAATGGATAAAAAGTATGGCCAAAGATGCCATCGTGTTTGCATGTGCCAATCCCATACCTGAAATATGGCCGTGGGAAGCAAAAGAGGCCGGCGCTAAAATAGTTGCTACCGGCAGGTCGGACTTCCCCAACCAGGTAAACAATTCATTAGGATTTCCTGCAATTTTCCGCGGAACATTAGATGTGCAGGCCAGGACAATTACTGATGAAATGTGTATAGCTGCTGCAAAGGAACTGGCAAGGTGTGCTGAAGAAAAAGGAATAAATGAAGAATATATACTCCCCACTATGGATGAATGGGAGGTATATCCCAGGGTTGCAGCTGCTGTAGGGATACAGGCTATCGAGCAGGGGATAGCGCGTATCAACCTGACGAGGGAAGAACTTTACGAGAAGGCAACGACTATGATAAAAGAGGCTCAGGCAATGACAAGTCTACTGATGGAAAAGGGTTATATAAAGATGCCGGAATAA
- a CDS encoding MmgE/PrpD family protein has product MKDSRESITRLSAEFIDGLSYEDLDSGTIEFTKRFIIDWMGCVIGGSSTKQAQIIHREQGA; this is encoded by the coding sequence ATGAAAGACTCAAGAGAGAGTATTACCCGATTAAGTGCAGAATTCATAGATGGGTTGAGCTATGAGGACCTTGACAGCGGAACCATCGAATTTACCAAGAGATTCATAATAGACTGGATGGGGTGTGTTATTGGGGGTTCCTCAACAAAACAGGCGCAGATAATACACAGGGAGCAAGGCGCATAA